One part of the Corynebacterium aurimucosum ATCC 700975 genome encodes these proteins:
- a CDS encoding pseudouridine synthase → MTPPARRDGTPEKKKRDSDMIVSNAKPARHQHVKKKATADSVARDLGADWLVEGKNKKNSQNQGERLQKVLAKAGVASRRHAEILIDEGRVEVNGQVIIKQGTRVDPNKDVIRVDGTRINVNEETQYFVLNKPRGMQSTMSDDMGRPCVGDVVADRVVAGQRLFHVGRLDADTEGLLLLTNDGELANRLMHPKYEVTKTYLATVLGEADKKLIRQLREGIELEDGLAQADYVQIVDKNQGYSLVRVELHEGRKHIVRRMLKEAGYPVQRLVRTKLHTVQLGDMKPGSLRALNSNELTSLYKAVGM, encoded by the coding sequence GTGACTCCACCCGCTCGCCGCGATGGCACACCGGAAAAGAAAAAGCGTGACAGCGACATGATCGTGTCGAACGCTAAGCCGGCTCGCCATCAGCATGTGAAGAAGAAGGCCACTGCAGATTCCGTCGCCCGTGACTTGGGCGCGGATTGGCTGGTGGAAGGTAAGAATAAGAAGAATTCCCAGAACCAAGGCGAACGCCTCCAAAAGGTGTTGGCCAAGGCCGGTGTTGCTTCGCGTCGCCACGCTGAGATCCTGATCGATGAGGGCCGCGTCGAGGTCAACGGTCAGGTCATCATCAAGCAGGGCACCCGCGTGGATCCCAACAAGGACGTCATCCGGGTGGATGGCACCCGCATCAACGTCAACGAAGAGACACAGTACTTCGTGCTTAACAAGCCCCGCGGGATGCAGTCCACCATGTCGGATGACATGGGTCGGCCTTGCGTGGGCGATGTCGTGGCTGATCGTGTCGTGGCAGGTCAGCGCCTATTCCACGTCGGGCGTCTCGACGCCGACACCGAGGGGCTCCTTTTGCTGACCAACGACGGCGAACTTGCTAACCGCCTCATGCACCCCAAATACGAGGTCACCAAGACGTACTTGGCCACGGTGCTGGGGGAGGCCGATAAGAAGCTCATTCGTCAACTGCGCGAGGGTATCGAATTAGAAGATGGCTTGGCGCAGGCAGACTATGTGCAAATCGTGGACAAGAACCAAGGCTATTCGCTGGTGCGCGTAGAGCTGCACGAGGGCCGCAAGCACATCGTTCGCCGCATGCTGAAAGAAGCCGGCTACCCAGTGCAGCGCCTCGTGCGCACTAAGCTTCACACAGTACAGCTGGGCGATATGAAGCCTGGCTCCCTGCGTGCTTTGAACTCCAATGAATTGACCAGCCTGTACAAGGCGGTGGGGATGTAA
- the scpB gene encoding SMC-Scp complex subunit ScpB — translation MDDTSSPAPSEAAPSNGQRALPLIPQLRSRLESILLVVDSPASVEELARVLDAEPTVVSDTLRAVERELTERGSGIDLRETPEGWRFYTRKENADAVEQFVLDGTQTKLSRAALETLAVIAYRQPVTRAQVAGVRGVNVDGVVRTLLLRGLIREIESPEPSVGHAHQYETTELFLELLGIDSLERLPDLAPLLPDIEQIDEDYS, via the coding sequence ATGGACGACACGTCATCCCCGGCACCTAGCGAAGCGGCCCCCTCCAACGGACAGAGAGCTTTGCCCCTCATCCCGCAGCTGCGCTCACGCCTCGAATCGATACTCCTCGTCGTCGACTCGCCTGCAAGCGTGGAAGAGCTAGCCCGCGTGTTGGACGCGGAGCCCACTGTTGTCAGCGACACCTTGCGGGCTGTGGAACGAGAACTGACCGAGCGTGGTTCCGGAATCGACCTGCGCGAGACACCCGAGGGGTGGCGCTTCTATACGCGTAAAGAGAACGCAGATGCCGTGGAGCAGTTTGTTCTTGATGGCACCCAAACCAAACTCTCCCGCGCAGCCCTAGAAACCTTGGCGGTCATCGCATACCGCCAGCCGGTAACTCGAGCTCAAGTCGCAGGTGTTCGCGGCGTTAACGTTGATGGAGTCGTCCGGACACTATTGTTACGTGGACTCATTCGGGAGATAGAAAGCCCTGAGCCCTCTGTGGGACATGCGCACCAGTATGAGACCACTGAGCTTTTTCTCGAGCTACTCGGCATTGATTCTCTTGAGCGCCTTCCGGATCTTGCTCCGCTGTTGCCAGACATCGAGCAGATCGACGAGGACTACTCATAA
- a CDS encoding segregation and condensation protein A has translation MTQPEITGFRIALGNFEGPFDLLLQLIQAKKLDVTEVALSEVTDEFVAYTRALGETADLDETTEFLLIAATLLDLKAARLLPRGEVDDLEDLELLETRDLLFARLLQYKAYKQVADQFAQWQRAAQRRYPRAVAMEERFSDLLPPVKLGHTPASFAELAAGVFRPKPPEEVATGHIHQVAVSVPEQAGKILTTLKLLGTGQWMSFDALTRDCTVSMEVVGRFLALLELYKAKAVDASQPESLGPLELSWTGLDVDPAVVAAANWD, from the coding sequence ATGACCCAACCGGAGATCACCGGCTTTCGCATCGCGCTGGGCAACTTCGAGGGCCCGTTCGATCTGCTGCTCCAGCTGATTCAGGCAAAGAAGCTGGACGTTACGGAAGTGGCGCTGTCTGAAGTCACTGACGAGTTTGTGGCTTATACACGTGCGCTGGGAGAAACTGCGGACTTGGATGAGACCACGGAGTTCCTCCTCATTGCCGCCACACTCCTGGACCTGAAGGCAGCGCGTTTGCTACCTCGCGGCGAGGTTGATGATTTGGAGGACCTCGAGCTTCTGGAGACCCGCGATCTGCTTTTCGCGCGTTTGCTGCAGTACAAGGCCTATAAACAAGTAGCCGACCAGTTCGCGCAGTGGCAGCGTGCTGCCCAGCGGCGCTATCCGCGGGCGGTGGCCATGGAGGAGCGCTTTAGTGATCTCCTCCCGCCGGTGAAGCTGGGACACACTCCAGCGAGCTTCGCAGAGCTGGCCGCGGGTGTCTTCCGTCCCAAGCCGCCGGAGGAGGTCGCGACTGGGCACATCCACCAAGTTGCTGTTTCCGTGCCGGAGCAGGCTGGAAAGATCCTCACTACGCTCAAGCTGCTGGGCACGGGGCAGTGGATGAGTTTCGATGCCTTAACGAGGGACTGCACCGTCTCGATGGAAGTCGTTGGCCGCTTCCTAGCATTGCTGGAGCTGTATAAAGCCAAGGCTGTGGATGCTTCCCAACCGGAATCTTTGGGGCCGCTCGAATTATCGTGGACTGGCCTCGACGTAGATCCGGCCGTGGTCGCAGCGGCGAACTGGGATTAA
- a CDS encoding ParA family protein, which produces MTVSDEGLFEASEAQVGLTGRPLRELPEPEPLEKHGPATIISMCNQKGGVGKTTSTINMGACLAELGRKVLLVDLDPQGALSAGLGLTHDQIQDTIYDVMLDSEVSVHSAIVHTGVAGLDLVPANIDLSAAEIQMVNEVGREHTLARALRPVRKDYDFIIIDCQPSLGLLTVNALACSQGVIIPMECEFFSLRGLALLTDTVEKVADRINFDLEIMGILVTMFDRRTRHAREVMDRVVEYFGDKVFDTVITRTVRFPETSVAGEPITTWAPSSQAAKQYRDLAKEVIERANS; this is translated from the coding sequence GTGACTGTGAGCGACGAGGGACTGTTTGAGGCCTCAGAAGCGCAGGTCGGGTTGACCGGCCGCCCACTGCGGGAGCTTCCGGAACCAGAGCCGTTGGAAAAGCATGGTCCCGCGACGATTATCTCCATGTGCAACCAGAAGGGCGGTGTGGGAAAGACCACGTCCACCATTAACATGGGCGCATGTTTGGCGGAACTCGGGCGTAAAGTCCTCCTCGTTGACTTGGATCCCCAGGGTGCTCTTTCGGCCGGTCTGGGCCTAACCCACGACCAGATCCAAGACACCATCTATGACGTCATGCTCGACAGTGAGGTCTCGGTGCACTCGGCCATCGTGCATACCGGTGTGGCGGGGCTCGACCTTGTTCCAGCCAACATCGACCTGTCCGCCGCGGAAATTCAGATGGTCAACGAGGTAGGCCGCGAGCACACTCTGGCCCGCGCGCTGCGCCCTGTGCGCAAGGACTATGACTTCATCATCATTGACTGCCAGCCCTCCCTGGGCCTGCTGACCGTCAACGCCTTGGCTTGTTCGCAGGGCGTCATCATTCCTATGGAATGCGAGTTCTTCTCCCTGCGTGGTCTCGCCTTGTTGACCGACACTGTGGAGAAGGTGGCTGACCGAATCAATTTTGACCTTGAGATCATGGGCATTTTGGTCACCATGTTTGATCGCCGCACCCGCCACGCGCGCGAGGTCATGGACCGTGTGGTGGAGTACTTCGGTGACAAGGTTTTCGACACGGTGATTACCCGCACCGTGCGTTTCCCTGAGACATCTGTCGCCGGCGAGCCCATTACTACGTGGGCCCCGAGCTCCCAGGCGGCCAAGCAGTACCGCGACCTAGCTAAAGAGGTCATTGAGCGGGCTAACAGCTAG
- the xerD gene encoding site-specific tyrosine recombinase XerD produces the protein MTQSSSAAAAGEAWLMHLMVEKGASKNTVSNYRRDINRYVDWLAESGITDLRRVTRAHVENYLVFLRESLAQSSASRALIVARGLHKFALAEGMIEEDVAAEVSPPKRAQALPETLSVQDVEALLNAIPTDESATPIDIRDRALLEMLYGTGARISEVISLSVDDVTGEGPASVRDILVLSGKGDKQRLVPLGSHAVTAVENYLVRARPVLATGASHSLFLNTRGKALSRQSAWAAIKTAAQRAHLSTKISPHTLRHSFATHLLEGGADVRTVQELLGHSSVTTTQIYTHVTADSLREVWRTAHPRA, from the coding sequence GTGACGCAGTCGAGCTCCGCCGCAGCTGCGGGAGAAGCATGGTTGATGCACCTCATGGTTGAAAAAGGTGCCTCAAAGAACACCGTGAGCAACTACCGACGAGATATCAATCGCTATGTTGATTGGCTCGCGGAATCCGGCATCACGGACCTGCGCCGGGTAACCCGCGCACACGTGGAAAATTACCTCGTTTTTCTCCGAGAATCTTTGGCGCAGTCTTCTGCTAGCCGCGCACTGATTGTGGCGCGCGGCTTGCACAAGTTTGCGCTAGCGGAGGGAATGATTGAGGAGGATGTGGCGGCGGAAGTATCCCCGCCCAAGCGGGCGCAAGCGTTGCCAGAGACACTCAGCGTGCAGGACGTCGAGGCTCTCCTCAACGCTATCCCCACCGATGAATCCGCGACGCCCATTGATATTCGGGATCGCGCTCTCTTGGAAATGCTGTATGGAACGGGTGCCCGTATTTCCGAAGTGATTTCGCTGAGCGTGGACGATGTGACGGGTGAGGGGCCGGCGTCGGTTCGGGACATCCTCGTGCTCAGCGGCAAGGGCGATAAGCAGCGCCTCGTTCCCCTGGGTTCCCATGCGGTCACAGCGGTGGAGAACTACCTGGTGCGTGCCCGGCCGGTTCTGGCAACGGGGGCCTCCCACTCCTTGTTCCTCAACACTCGGGGAAAGGCTTTGTCGCGGCAAAGCGCCTGGGCTGCGATCAAGACCGCAGCGCAGCGTGCGCACTTGAGCACGAAGATTTCCCCGCACACTTTGCGGCATTCTTTTGCTACCCATTTGCTGGAGGGCGGGGCGGATGTGCGTACCGTGCAGGAGCTCTTGGGGCATTCTTCCGTTACGACGACACAGATTTATACCCACGTGACCGCGGATTCGCTCCGCGAGGTATGGCGCACTGCGCACCCGCGTGCCTAG
- a CDS encoding NUDIX domain-containing protein, which yields MSHEFRTVGSELLVDAPIIAVRRDDVVMPGEVVAQREIVEHLGAVAVVALDESNRVAMVEQYRHSVAKRLWELPAGLLDVKGEDELSGAQRELQEEAGLAAEEWAVLTDLVTSPGFCEEAVRVFLARGLSSVEKLAAEGDEEADMSFAWVPLEEAVERILAGEIVNSIAVAGLLAAYACVQEGRAARSVDAPFELRPQSLAQRRPGPDLKKL from the coding sequence ATGTCACACGAGTTTCGCACGGTAGGTAGCGAGCTGCTTGTCGACGCCCCCATCATCGCCGTTCGTCGCGATGACGTTGTCATGCCAGGGGAGGTCGTAGCGCAACGCGAGATTGTAGAGCACCTCGGCGCCGTCGCCGTTGTGGCCTTGGACGAGAGCAACCGGGTCGCCATGGTGGAGCAGTACCGCCATAGCGTCGCCAAGCGCCTGTGGGAGCTACCGGCTGGATTACTCGACGTCAAGGGTGAAGATGAGCTCAGCGGCGCGCAACGCGAGCTCCAGGAGGAGGCCGGGCTAGCCGCCGAGGAGTGGGCAGTGTTGACCGATTTGGTGACCTCCCCAGGTTTTTGTGAGGAAGCCGTGCGCGTCTTCTTAGCGCGAGGCCTGTCCTCCGTGGAGAAGCTCGCAGCCGAAGGCGATGAAGAAGCAGACATGAGTTTCGCCTGGGTGCCCCTCGAGGAGGCCGTCGAGCGGATCCTCGCGGGGGAGATTGTGAACTCGATTGCGGTGGCGGGACTTCTCGCAGCTTATGCCTGCGTGCAAGAGGGGCGCGCGGCGCGCTCGGTTGATGCGCCCTTCGAGCTGCGTCCGCAATCTCTAGCGCAACGGCGCCCTGGACCGGATCTGAAGAAGCTGTGA
- a CDS encoding copper transporter produces the protein MVSPKSFVVAGLGFGAALGIALGTLVIAPNMDSAPGPGGESTDEVREKYSELVLDHNIAEAQLDSADSVMGELGRFVVDGSLFQRPVMVLSMPDADDADVKAVKDLLGSADSTDAGSIKLTDKFLAQDSADKLLSLVTSTLPAGAKLDKKKVDAGTHSGQALAAGLLMDAKTTEPLASVEDRATLLRALRDAGYIDYKDGTILPAQAVVVVGGGLVPGDDENSAAKKYAIDNTVKFLEGFDSVDTAMVYAGRVQSAGDDGVLDKLRAAKTEISTVDSIDHPVSQMATVLAVKEQLDGGKGVYGSAANAEGAAPALPKDL, from the coding sequence ATGGTGTCGCCTAAATCCTTCGTCGTTGCTGGGCTCGGTTTCGGCGCAGCACTAGGCATTGCACTCGGCACGCTGGTGATCGCCCCCAACATGGATTCCGCCCCTGGCCCCGGCGGTGAATCCACAGATGAGGTGCGGGAAAAGTACAGCGAGCTGGTGCTGGACCACAATATTGCAGAGGCTCAGTTGGACTCTGCGGATTCCGTCATGGGAGAGCTCGGTCGTTTCGTGGTTGATGGATCCCTATTCCAGCGCCCAGTCATGGTGCTGAGCATGCCCGATGCTGATGATGCCGATGTTAAGGCTGTGAAGGATCTGCTGGGGTCGGCGGATTCCACCGACGCCGGAAGCATCAAGTTGACCGACAAATTCCTTGCCCAAGATTCGGCAGACAAGCTCCTGTCCCTCGTGACCTCTACCTTGCCGGCCGGTGCGAAGCTCGACAAGAAGAAGGTCGACGCCGGAACTCATTCCGGCCAAGCTCTCGCCGCGGGCCTGCTGATGGATGCTAAGACCACCGAGCCTCTTGCCAGCGTTGAGGACCGGGCCACCTTGCTGCGTGCCCTGCGCGATGCCGGCTATATCGACTACAAAGACGGGACTATTCTGCCCGCCCAAGCAGTCGTTGTCGTGGGCGGCGGCTTGGTCCCGGGTGATGATGAGAACAGCGCTGCGAAGAAGTACGCTATCGATAACACCGTCAAATTCCTCGAAGGTTTTGATTCCGTAGACACCGCTATGGTCTATGCCGGTCGCGTGCAATCTGCCGGCGATGATGGAGTCTTGGATAAGCTTCGTGCCGCCAAGACAGAAATCAGCACTGTGGATTCTATCGATCACCCAGTGTCCCAGATGGCTACCGTCCTGGCGGTGAAGGAACAACTGGATGGCGGTAAGGGCGTCTACGGTTCTGCGGCGAATGCTGAAGGCGCAGCGCCGGCGCTGCCGAAGGACCTCTAG
- the steA gene encoding putative cytokinetic ring protein SteA — protein MSLFSRNTDLPGEHGALRDCTPGGKGMKKFSAGDFAVINAANISRQEAQTLVDMKPAAVINVAEFSTGSIPNYGPHMLLDADVTLVEGVGQDFVSNFKDGKKARLTEDGAIYSGDTQLSSGTVVTRDRAEKNFASAQQELIDHMEAYFGNSIEFIHSEGPLLIDGLGVPDAGSDMAGRKVLVVSPSEEHRKKLTLLRNFIREYEPIIIGVDSAADTLVELGYQPHFIVGNPSEVSSETLRSGAQVILPAEPDGTAEGLERIQDLGIGAMTFPAATDSATDLALLLADYHEAQMIVQVGGALDLDDIFANESNATPAALLCHMKAGTRLVDADAVIDLYTAPNSGAMGWLWALLGILVALAAVILIVGLGGDESFLQNLIDTWNNFALSVQGWFK, from the coding sequence ATGAGTCTGTTTTCCCGTAACACCGATCTGCCTGGAGAGCACGGCGCGCTGCGTGATTGCACCCCGGGTGGCAAAGGCATGAAGAAGTTTAGCGCTGGTGACTTCGCCGTCATCAACGCTGCCAATATTTCCCGCCAAGAGGCCCAGACCCTCGTGGACATGAAGCCGGCCGCCGTTATCAATGTCGCCGAGTTTTCCACTGGTTCTATCCCGAACTATGGCCCGCATATGTTGCTTGACGCCGACGTCACCCTCGTTGAAGGCGTCGGTCAAGACTTCGTGAGCAACTTCAAGGATGGAAAGAAGGCACGACTCACTGAGGATGGAGCGATTTATTCTGGTGATACCCAGCTATCCTCCGGAACGGTAGTTACTCGTGACCGGGCGGAGAAGAATTTCGCTTCTGCCCAACAGGAACTCATCGATCACATGGAGGCATATTTCGGCAACTCCATCGAGTTCATTCATTCCGAGGGGCCCCTGCTCATCGACGGCCTGGGCGTACCCGATGCGGGTTCCGACATGGCTGGCCGTAAAGTACTCGTGGTCTCGCCCTCCGAGGAACACCGTAAGAAGCTGACGCTTCTGCGCAATTTCATCCGCGAGTATGAACCCATCATCATTGGCGTGGATTCTGCAGCCGATACGTTGGTAGAGCTGGGTTACCAGCCCCACTTCATCGTGGGAAATCCCTCCGAGGTGAGCTCGGAAACCTTGCGCAGCGGCGCCCAGGTTATTCTTCCGGCTGAGCCAGACGGGACTGCTGAAGGGCTCGAGCGTATTCAGGACCTGGGGATAGGCGCGATGACTTTCCCGGCAGCTACGGACTCAGCCACCGACCTTGCCCTACTGTTAGCGGACTACCACGAGGCCCAGATGATCGTGCAGGTCGGGGGAGCCCTCGATCTCGATGACATCTTCGCCAATGAGTCGAATGCTACGCCAGCGGCCTTGCTGTGCCACATGAAGGCAGGGACGCGCCTGGTGGATGCGGACGCTGTTATTGACCTCTATACTGCGCCGAATTCCGGCGCTATGGGGTGGCTGTGGGCGCTGCTCGGCATTCTCGTGGCACTCGCTGCGGTTATTCTGATCGTCGGCTTGGGTGGCGATGAATCCTTCCTCCAGAACTTGATCGATACCTGGAATAACTTCGCATTGAGCGTGCAGGGGTGGTTCAAGTGA